A section of the Corynebacterium tuberculostearicum genome encodes:
- the hemQ gene encoding hydrogen peroxide-dependent heme synthase has translation MAKLDYKELNAVQQYSQHAVFKVIPGSLGTERAEIIAQAQEFFAGVEKAGKVTVRGIYDLTAMRDSADFMIWWHAEEFSDLQKVFGDFRRETTLGQVSEVTWVGNALHRPAEFNKSHLPSFIMGEEPKEWISVYPFVRSYDWYTMEDEKRRRILMEHGMQARDYPDVRANTVPAFALGDYEWILAFEADELHRIVDLMYLMRYTEARHHVREEIPFHTGRRVKDVAELIAVLP, from the coding sequence ATGGCGAAGCTTGACTACAAGGAACTCAACGCGGTTCAGCAATATTCCCAGCACGCAGTTTTTAAGGTGATTCCGGGCTCGCTCGGCACCGAGCGAGCGGAGATCATCGCCCAAGCGCAGGAGTTCTTTGCCGGCGTGGAAAAAGCCGGAAAGGTAACCGTGCGCGGCATTTACGACCTCACGGCTATGCGCGATTCCGCCGACTTCATGATCTGGTGGCACGCCGAGGAATTCTCTGACCTACAAAAGGTCTTCGGGGACTTCCGCCGCGAGACCACCCTGGGCCAGGTAAGCGAAGTGACCTGGGTGGGCAATGCCTTGCACCGTCCAGCAGAGTTCAATAAGTCCCACCTGCCCTCCTTCATCATGGGTGAGGAGCCCAAGGAGTGGATCTCGGTTTACCCCTTTGTGCGCTCTTATGACTGGTACACCATGGAGGATGAAAAGCGCCGCCGCATCCTCATGGAGCACGGTATGCAGGCGCGCGACTACCCCGATGTGCGTGCAAATACCGTCCCAGCCTTTGCCCTGGGTGACTATGAGTGGATTTTGGCCTTCGAGGCGGATGAGCTCCACCGCATCGTCGACCTGATGTACCTGATGCGCTACACCGAGGCCCGCCACCACGTGCGCGAGGAGATTCCCTTCCACACCGGCCGCCGCGTCAAGGACGTAGCAGAGCTCATCGCAGTTCTGCCCTAA